One Spirochaeta africana DSM 8902 genomic window carries:
- a CDS encoding TM2 domain-containing protein, translated as MKSLRYAYLFWLLSLVGVCGLHRLYLGKPLSGLLFLFTGGLFGIGTIYDALTMPGLVEQARLREGIVGKVELSELFDEGRGAGDQSWQSRTSPGTRGNPEDRLQLAVLKVAKRGGGYAAAGEVALEAGTSLEQAREAMDVLAAKGLCELRVRSTGALVYYFIDFADERTAGNDPDSFA; from the coding sequence ATGAAATCACTCCGCTACGCGTATTTATTCTGGCTGCTTTCCCTGGTGGGGGTATGCGGCCTGCATCGACTGTATCTCGGCAAGCCTCTGTCAGGGCTGCTGTTTCTGTTTACCGGCGGTCTGTTCGGAATCGGTACGATCTACGACGCCCTGACGATGCCTGGGCTTGTAGAGCAGGCGCGCCTGCGCGAGGGGATTGTCGGCAAGGTGGAGCTATCCGAGCTGTTCGACGAAGGCAGGGGTGCCGGTGACCAGTCCTGGCAGTCCCGCACATCGCCCGGAACCCGGGGAAACCCGGAGGATCGCCTGCAGCTGGCGGTGTTGAAGGTAGCCAAGCGCGGCGGGGGGTATGCTGCAGCCGGGGAGGTTGCGCTGGAGGCCGGTACTTCGCTGGAGCAGGCACGAGAGGCAATGGATGTGCTGGCAGCCAAGGGATTGTGCGAGCTGCGTGTCCGTTCAACCGGCGCCCTGGTATACTATTTTATCGACTTTGCGGATGAACGCACCGCCGGAAACGATCCTGATTCCTTTGCATAA
- a CDS encoding GNAT family N-acetyltransferase: MSSIKVRHADLSTQRDAAALLEIMESYALGDTGTGLSQYTRNHLADRLHAIPHGFTLLAELNQLPIGLANCFMQFSTFQCRPLLNIHDLAVLPAWRGRGIGSTLLAAVAEEARKRDCCKITLEVLSGNHGAQRLYQRHGFQAYRLNDTTGHAMFWECPLRQ; the protein is encoded by the coding sequence ATGAGTTCAATCAAGGTACGCCACGCCGACCTCTCTACTCAGCGGGACGCCGCTGCTTTACTGGAAATCATGGAAAGCTATGCCCTGGGTGACACCGGCACGGGCCTGAGCCAGTATACCCGAAACCACCTGGCGGACCGCCTGCATGCCATCCCGCACGGCTTCACCCTGCTTGCCGAACTGAACCAGTTACCGATCGGGCTGGCAAACTGCTTTATGCAGTTCTCGACCTTTCAATGCCGTCCACTTCTGAACATTCACGACCTGGCGGTGTTGCCGGCCTGGCGAGGCCGCGGGATCGGTAGCACCCTGCTGGCGGCCGTAGCCGAGGAGGCACGCAAGCGCGATTGCTGCAAAATCACCCTGGAGGTGCTCAGCGGTAATCACGGCGCCCAGCGGCTGTACCAGCGCCACGGGTTTCAGGCCTATCGACTGAACGATACCACCGGCCACGCCATGTTCTGGGAATGTCCGCTGAGGCAATAA
- a CDS encoding GNAT family N-acetyltransferase, with translation MHPYPLQSKDLSDLAPLQPEDWPDIVPVFDWYLSHPSIHPVGIRMDTRLVGVGAAIRYGSTGWLAHIITHPDYRRRGIGATTVETLVQTLRTHSCSTISLFASSDGAPLYAKAGFATDCEYAFYRRQAMPDGTAAPAPGAAGIPAEAHGIPGITAVRAADIPGLHELDKRISGEDRVAVLGNQLHHAIVYRDSEGIRGYYLPQLGEGAIAAETPAAAAALLECKTRTSPTGKATLPQQNHEGRRILEIHNWKKTMQAKRMYLGQPLDWQPHAVFSRIGGNLG, from the coding sequence GTGCATCCCTACCCGTTACAATCAAAAGACCTCTCCGATCTCGCACCCCTGCAGCCTGAAGACTGGCCGGATATCGTACCGGTATTCGACTGGTACCTGTCACACCCGTCGATTCATCCCGTCGGAATCCGCATGGACACCAGACTGGTCGGCGTCGGGGCAGCCATTCGATACGGCAGCACCGGCTGGCTGGCTCATATAATCACACACCCGGACTATCGACGTCGGGGAATCGGCGCGACCACCGTAGAGACACTGGTACAAACCCTGCGTACACATAGCTGCAGCACGATCTCGCTGTTTGCCTCCAGCGATGGTGCTCCCCTGTACGCCAAGGCAGGGTTTGCTACCGACTGCGAATATGCCTTCTATCGCCGTCAGGCCATGCCGGATGGTACAGCAGCCCCTGCCCCGGGGGCTGCTGGAATACCGGCAGAGGCTCACGGGATCCCTGGCATCACTGCCGTGCGGGCTGCAGATATTCCCGGCCTGCACGAGCTGGATAAACGCATATCCGGCGAGGATCGCGTGGCTGTACTCGGTAATCAGCTCCACCACGCGATCGTATATCGCGACAGCGAAGGGATTCGCGGCTACTACCTGCCGCAGCTTGGCGAGGGGGCAATTGCTGCCGAAACCCCAGCCGCTGCGGCTGCATTACTGGAGTGCAAAACCCGGACCAGCCCCACCGGCAAGGCCACCCTGCCGCAGCAGAACCATGAGGGCCGCCGCATCCTGGAAATACACAACTGGAAAAAGACCATGCAGGCCAAACGCATGTACCTGGGACAACCACTGGACTGGCAGCCGCATGCGGTTTTCAGCAGAATCGGAGGAAACCTGGGATGA
- a CDS encoding response regulator has protein sequence MKLMIVDDSNIMRRAIQKYLSPMGLDLAATAADGITALRLFGQYRPDVVTMDITMPELDGLGCLVEMLKIKPDTRVLIVTALSDPETGLEAVRKGARGFLTKPFTEAELQEEISHVMGV, from the coding sequence ATGAAGCTCATGATTGTAGATGATTCCAACATAATGCGGCGGGCGATTCAAAAATATCTGTCCCCTATGGGGCTTGATCTGGCCGCAACCGCTGCCGACGGCATCACCGCATTACGGCTGTTCGGTCAGTATCGACCGGATGTGGTTACGATGGACATTACCATGCCGGAGCTGGACGGGTTGGGCTGCCTGGTCGAGATGCTGAAGATCAAGCCGGATACCCGGGTTCTGATTGTAACCGCGCTGTCGGATCCCGAAACCGGACTGGAAGCGGTGCGCAAGGGCGCACGCGGGTTTCTGACCAAACCCTTTACCGAGGCTGAACTTCAGGAAGAAATCTCGCATGTGATGGGGGTGTAG